TCTCCCTGGCCTATTTGCGCGGCAAACGCCGGGGCCTGGGGCGCTGCCTGACGCAGTCCCGCCGCTCGTTCTTCCGGGAACGCCTCGCCACGCTGGAACTGGGTCTGGAGAACCGGCTCGAACACAAGGTAGGCCTGCTCTCGGGAGGCCAGCGACAGGCGCTGTCACTTCTCATGGCCGGGTTCACCAACCCCAAGGTCATGCTTCTCGACGAGCACACGGCCGCGCTCGACCCCGAGCGCAGCGACCTGGTGACTAATTTGACGCATTCGATCGTGGAGGAAGGCGGAATGACAACGCTGATGGTCACCCACAACATGGAGCAGGCTATCCGCGTGGGCAACCGCCTGATCATGATGCACGAGGGTGACATCGTCTGGGAGGCGTCGGGTACGGAGAAACAGAAACTCACCGTGCGCGACCTCATCGCCCAATTCGCGGCGGTCAAGGGCGCCACCCTATCCGATAAGGCATTTTTGGGATGATGAACTCTAAGCCACACTCACGGAATTGGCCTAGCCGCCGGTGGCCCGGCTCTCGAAGCAAGAAGACGCTGCGTTAACCGGAAGACCTCAGCGTGTTTTTGCTGGGAAGATCCTTCCTTAAATGCTCTGACGTCTTCCTGACAGCGGCTAGCCATCGAACGGAATTCCCCTCTATGCGAAAACCCCGGATGCCAAAGAAACGCATCGAAGGCACGTACCCCATCGACACGGGAACCGCCAGCATCATCGAGGATCCGCTGCGAGACGGCGGGTTCACCCTCGAGGTCAACGACGTCCCCTCTTCGTATATCGTCCTCGGCGCCCCCGAAGTGCTCACGTACGACTACATGGAGTGGATAGCAGATGTCGTGGCCGAAGCTGGTGACGGCAGCTCCTTCACCAGCACCCACCTGGGCGCGGCGGCGTGCGTGCTGCCGTCCTATTTCCACCAGCGCTGGGGCGGCGAGCACACCGCGGTGGAGGTCGACGGAGCGCTAGCGGACCTCGTGCGCTGGGCATTCGAGCCCGCGGTCCCGATCGTGGTCGCGGAGGCCCGCGCCTACACCCACGCTCTGACAGCGGGGTCCCAAGACGTCATTGTGCGAGACGTCTTCGCCGGCCCAGCCACGCCGCGACCCCTAACTACGGTCGAATTCTTCCGAGCGGCACACGCGGCGTTGAAACCCGGGGGGCATTACATCGCCAACGTCGGCGACCGGCATGGGTTGCCCGAGGCCCGCGCCGAGCTCGCGGGCATGCGTGAGGTGTTTGCGCATGTCGCGGCCGTCGCCAAGCAGGATATGCTCGACGGCCGCGCGTATGGCAACATCGTGCTCGCGGGCTCCGACCGCCCGCTTCCACTCGGGGCCAGCAAGCTTATCGACGCCACCCTGCCGCGGCGCGACTAAATCTGAATGCCGAACTGTGCCGCGAACTGCTCAACGGCGGAGCGGATCTGGGGGAAGTTGGCCACGATGGCGCCGATAATGCCGGTCAGCACCGCCGCGACACCAACGCCGATGACGGCCTGTGACGAAGACTCCTCTGCGGGCACATTCGGCTTCTCGTCACTGGGCTTTGCGGTCGCCCCGGAGCGTACGAGCGTGACGTCGTCAACTAGCGAGTCGTCGGCCGAGTCGACGCTGCGGATGTTGAGTTTGTCGTCGCTGACGTTCACCACGGAGTAGTCGGTGGTGTAGTCCTGGTCCCAGAACGCGATGGTCGGCTGGTTCAGCCCGCGCTCGCGCGATTCGGCGAGCGTCATGCCCGGGTACTCCTTGCCGTCGTTGCCCTGGTAGTCGTAGAATTTGCCGCCGCCGGCGGTGTTGAGCGTGAGGTAGAGCGTCTCGCCCTTGTCCTTCGTAAGCACGTCGCCCGGGGCGGCGGGGGCCTCGGGCACCTTCGGGGTCAGGCCGTTCATCAGGTACGAGCGGTTGTGCATGTGGTCGTGGCCGTTGAGAACCAGGTCAACGCCAGCCTCGGAAAAGACCGGGTTGAGCTTGTTGCGCATGCGGACGATGTCACTGGATGTGTAGCGGCCACCGTGGGAGTGGAACGCGAAGTGGTCGAGCACGATGACCCAGTCCTTGTCGCCGCCGTGGGAGGCAACGGTGTCGCGCACGAACTGAGCCTGCTGCTCCAGGCCAGCGTCGTCTTTGTTGTTGGAGTTCAGCGCGATGAACAGAGCGTTGTTCTGCTCGAAGAAGTAGTTGGAGGTGTCGCCCAGCTCGTTCGGCAGGTTCCAATGCTCCTTGAAGTGGCGGGTGCTCAGTTCGGAGGGGTAGGTCTCGTGGTTGCCCGGGATAGCGGCGAAGCGGAAGTTGCGCAGCTGCGGTGCTGAGAAGAAGGCGTTGTACTGGCCGTCGGAGCCGATCAGGTCACCCCACCCCTCGACCTGGTCGCCCAGGGAGAGGAACATCGAGGCGTCGGGGGCGGCAGCGGCGGCGTTGGCTGCGGTCTGGCGCCAGTTCACCGCCTGCTCGGCGACCTTGAGGTCGACGCCGATCTGTGCGTCCGTCACCGCGACGAACTTTCAGTTGTCGTCCCCGTCATCGATAGTGAAGGTCTCGGGCTTGCTCCACCCGCCGTCGTCCGAGCCGATCTGGTACTCGTATGTCACACCCGGGGTGAGGTCGTGAACCTCGGCGAAGAGGGACAGGTACGCGATGGCACCGTAATCGGCCTCACGCGAAGGAACTTGCTGAGCTGCGGTAGGTTCGCTCACCGGGTAGTAGCGCACGAACTCGGCACCGGCGTAGGCGGAGCGCCAAGAGAAGTTGACGCTCTGCGCGTCGGCGCCCACACCGGCCACGGCGCGGTAGATCGGTCCGGAAACGTTGCCCGTAGACGGCGCGGAGGAGTTGGGTGACGAGCTCGACTGGCGTGGGCGACAGGGACGGCGGTGAGGCTAAGCGCCAGCGCGCCAGCGGCAATCTTCTTCAGCATGCGTTCATAACAGCACAAGTCCGTCACTTTTTCTCGCCGAGCACCCGCCGCAGACTGACCGCCGCCTCCCGGCCGGCGCGGTTTGCCCCCACCGTCGACTGCGACGGGCCGAAACCAATGAGATGAACCATCGGTTCCGACGTCGCCGCGGTTCCATTGACGGCCACGCCGCCGCGCTCATTGACCAGACCGAGCGGCGAAAGATGGCTTATCGACGGCCTGAAGCCCGTGCCCCACACCAGCGCGTCGAGCGGGGTCACCGAACCATCGGCCGCCACCACCCCCTCGGGCACGATCGACGTGAACATTTCCCGGCGTCTGAGCACCCCACGCTGGCGAGCCACCACGACATAGTCAGTGCTTGGGTTGAGCCCGGTGTAGGACACCACCGAGCGCGCGGGCTCGCCGCGCACTACGCTTCCCGCCACGCGCTCCTCCACCCCGCGCCCGTCGAAACGCGCACTGAACTCAGGCTCTCGTCGGGTGTACCAGAACGTCTCCGCGTGCCGCGAAATCTCCTCGAGATGCTGCAGCGCTGAAATACCGGCGCCGACAACCCCGACGCGTTGCCCCGCGAATTCCTCCGGGCCCTGGTAATCGCGGGTGTGTATCTGGCGGCCCGCGAAGCTGCCCTGTCCTGGATAGTCCGCGCGCAGCGGATTGTCCCAGGTTCCGGTTGCGTTGATTACCGCGCGGGCGCGTACACGGCCCGCGGTGCTGTCCACCAGGAACTCCCCGCCGCTTTTGCGCACGGTGAGAACTCTCACCGGACGCAGGATATTCAGAAACATGCGCCGCTCGAAGTCCGCGAAATAGGCGGGGACCGCGGTGGAAGCTTTCTCCTCCGCGGCGAGAGACGGGGCACGGAAAGCGGAAGTCCGAAAATGCTGTTCAGGCTCTCGACGGTAAGCGTGTCCCAGCTCTGCAGCCACGCTCCACCCGGCGCGGTCGAGGCATCGAGGGTGAGGTGGTCCACGCCACGGCGCTTCAGGTGGAAAGTGGCGGACAACCCAGCCTGCCCGGCGCCGATGACGACGACATCGGCGGCCAGCTCCCCGAATCTCATGGCGCTACGTCGTCGCGTCCTCGAAGCGCAGGGTGTCCAAGAACGCGTCGAAGTCGTCGTACAGCTCACCCGCGTTGCGCGTCTGAGCCGACATGACAACGCACAGCACGTGTTCCTCTCCCGCGCTACCCGCATCATCGGGAAGCCGGTAGAAGACCTGGTACTGCGTCAGCTCGAGCGCGCCGTGCGGGGAAGCGACGGCGAAGCTCAGTGTCTGGCGGCCGACAGTGCCGTCGTCGTTGATCGCCTCCTCACCCACGCTCAGGTTCTCGGAGCTCGAGGCGGTGGAGTTGGCGGAACTTGCCATCACTTCGGCCAGCGGCGTGCCCGCCCCGACGCCGATCGTGGTGGCGCCGATGTTGGGGCGGAACGCCGGGAAGTCTCCGGCTCGCGCAACGATGAAGTCGTAACCGGACGGGGCCTCACCGATGAACCAGTCGTCGTTGGGGAGATCGAAGCGGTAACGGGTACCCACGCCCCCCATTCTAAAGCACGAGCTCGGCGCCGAGGCCGGGTTGGTAAAAGGCGGCCCGTTGCGCAGTAATCGACGTAAGGTGCGGGCTGGTCGCTTCCGCCAGCGCTTCGATGTACCCGGGAACGATCGCTTTCGGGATGCGCAACCCCATCGTCAGGTGCGGGATCCACCTCGGACCGCGCCCGTCGGGGTTCATCGCGCTCACCCGGCGAGCCGCGACCTCCAGCTCGTCAGAGGCCTCAAGCAGCCAGGCCACCGTTTGCTTGCTCTTGGTGCCGAACACCACGGTGCCCACCCGCTCCATCCGCGCGGGCAGCAACGGCGGCAGTACCACCGCGGCTTCCCCCACCACCCGCCGGTCCATCGTCGGAGCGAATGTCACGCTCACGTGCGGGCGCTGACTCTGCTCCGGGAAACCGCGGCGCGCCAACTCGGTGTAGATTGCGCGCACTTGGCTCTCCTGCTCGCGCGGCAACCGCAGCAGGATGTTCTCGGGCGACACGCTCACATCTCCCAGCGAACGTCGGCCGGTTCCTTGTCCTCGCGCCAGCCGCGCCACGACGCCTGCCTCAGGCTGCCGCCACCGGTTTTGCCAGCCACCTGCACCTCGGCCACGAACTTCGGCGTGACCCACCACGCGTCCTTCGCGTCCGAATCCGGCACTTCAATTGGCGGGGTTTTGCGCTCAGCTGCGCGCAACTTTTTCTCGATGTCTCTCAACTGCGCGGCGCTGAAACCGGTGCCCACCCGCCCGGCATAGGTCAACTCACCGTCGGCGTTGGGCACCGCCACGAGCAGCGACGATACTGCGCGCTTGCCGGTCCTCACGCCCACGACAACCACCTCCTGATGCAGCTGTGTCTTCAGCTTCAGCCAGGCTCTCGAGCGCTCGCCCGGGGTGTACACCGAGTCCGCCCGCTTCGCCATCACCCCCTCCAGGCCGAGCGTGCGGCTCGCCTGCTCCGCCGTTTCGAAGGAACCGGTAAACCTCGGCGGGATCGCCACATGCTCTGTCTCCTCCAATGCCTCCATAGCTTCTCGACGCCCCGTGTACGCCTCCCCCACCATCGAGCGCCCTCCGACCTCCAGCACGTCGAACGCCATGTAGCGCAGCTCCGCGTCGGACCCTTCCCGGTCCGCTGCGTGCAGCAGCGAGAAGTTGGGGCGCCCCTGCTCATCAAGGGCGACAAGCTCGCCGTCCAACACGCCGTCGCCGCCAAGCACCTCGGCGATTTCATTGGCGTGGGGGAACAGGTGGGTGTAGTCCTTGCCCGCCCTGCTGCGCAGCGTGACCTTGCCCCCGTCCACGAACGCGAGGATGCGGTAGCCGTCCCATTTCATCTCGAACTCGTAGCGCACCCCGTCCTTCTCGCCCAGTGTCAAATCCCCCGCGCTACCCATTGTCGCGAGCATGGGCGTCAGCGACTTTGGCTGCGAACTAGGCTGCTTTGCCATCAGCTTCATCAGCCAGTTCTTCCCGTTGGTGTGGATGAGCGCGTAGCGGCGGGGCCCGCCACTGCCGCGGAACACGGCGATGACCTCCTCCCCCTCGCGCCACTTCTCAATCTCCACGGTGCCCGAATCCCAGATGCTCATCTCGCCGGCGCCGTACTCTCCCTTGGCAATCGTGCCTTCGAAGGTGGCGTACTCGACCGGGTGATCTTCGGTCTGCACCGCCAACCGGTTCTCCTTCGGGTCCTCTGGCGGCCCCTTCGGCACAGCCCAGGACACCAGCACACCCTCGTGCTCGATGCGCACGTCCCAGTGCAGGCGGCGCGCGTGGTGCTCCTGGATGACAAAGATCGGCTCCCCGTCGCGTAGCATCGGTGCCTCCTGCGGGACCGGCTCCGCGGTCTTGCGCGGGTCGCGCATGGAGCGGTAGGTGGCCAGCCTGTCGACGACCGGCGCGCCCAGCGGCGCCATCGGGTCAATGCCGTCCTCCACACGCGCGAGGACTTCCTCGAAGTCCAGGTGCTTAAGAGCAGGGTCCTCGATTTCCTCCCACGTCCTCGGCGCCGCCACCATGGGCCGCTCGCGCCCGCGCAGGGAGTACGGCGCCACCGTCGTCTTCGACCCATTGTTCTGGCTCCAATCCAGAAACACCTTGCCCTCGCGCGAAGTTTTCTTCATCACCGACGTCACCCTGTCCGGGTAGTCCTCTTCCAATCCGCGGGCCAACGCCTTCGCCACCTTGGACACGGTGTCGGAGTCGTAAGTGCCGTCCAGCGCGGCGTAGAGGTGGATGCCCTTCGACCCAGACGTCACCGGCACGCACTCCATGCCCATGCCGTCGAGGATCTCCCGGCACCACAGCGCCACCTGCGCCGTCTGCGCCATGGTCACACCCGGCCCGGGGTCCAAATCCAGCACCATCCTGTCGGGGTTGGCGTGCGAGCCGTCCGGCGCGAAGCGCCACTGCGGGGTGTGCAGCTCCAAGGCGGCGACTTGGGCGAACCAGGCGAGGGTGGAGGGGGCGTCGACAAGCGGGTACCTATTCACCGAGGTCGAGTGCTCGATCTCGCCGACGGTGACCCACTCCGGCGCCGAATCCTCGAGGTCCTTGCGGAAGAAGCTCTCCCCCTCTACCCCGTCCGGCCAGCGCTTGCGGGTCACCGGGCGCCGCGTGACCTGGGGGATCATAACCTCAGCGACGGAGAGGTAGTAGTGCATCACGTCCGCCTTCGTCGTGCCGGTGGACGGGTAGAGCACCTTGTTCAGGCTCGTGACGTTGAGGCTGCGGCCGTCGACCTGGAACTTCACGCGCCCTCCTTGCGCTCGTGATAATGGATAAGCTTCATCCTATGCGCGCGATTTGGACAGGCTCCATCACATTCGGTCTCGTCAACGTCCCCGTCAAGGCCTACGGGGCGACCGAGGACCACGACATCTCCTTCCACCAGGTCCACGACAAAGACGGTGGGCGGATCCGCTACCAGCGCCGTTGCGAGGTCTGCGGTGAGGAAGTCGAGTACAAGCACATCGACAAGGCCTACGAGGAGGACGGCGACACCGTCGTGCTGGACAAGGAGGATTTCAACGCGCTTCCGGAGGCCGAGAACAACGAGATCGAGGTGGTCCAGTTCGTGCCGAACGACCAGATCGACCCGATCCTGCTGGAAAAGTCCTACTACCTCGAGCCGGAGGGCAAGACCCCGAAGTCGTACCTGCTGCTGCGCGAGACCCTGAAGAAGACCGACCGCACCGCCGTTGTCCAATTCGCGCTTCGCCAGAAGACGCGCCTCGGGGTGCTGCGCGTCAGCGGCAAGGTGCTCATCCTCCAGGGCATGATCTGGCCCGACGAGCTTCGTGCCGTCGACTTCGCCGGCACTAAATCTCGCGCCAAGATCTCCGACAAGGAGCTCGACCTTTCAGCCCAGCTCGTCGAGTCTTACGCCTCCGACTTCACCCCGCAGGAGTTCGAGGACGACTACCAGATCGAGCTGCGCAAGCTTATCGACGCCAAACTTGCCCAGGGAGACACCCTCGACACCGAAGCGACCTTCGGTCAGAAGCCGTCCGACGAGGAAGAAGACGCCGACGTGGTCGACCTCATGGAGGCACTCAAGGCGTCGCTGGACCGCAAGCGGGGCGGCAAAAAGAAGGGCGCGTAGGAGCGCCGACCGATACTATCCTTGAGTGTGACGCACACGCCTTCGTCCGCGCCCCGCAACCGGATGGCCGAACTGTGGGACCAGGTCGCCGACTCCCCCATCAAGCGCGGGGCGTTTTCCGCCTTCTACTGGTTCGAGGCGCCATATTTCCGCACAGTGATGCCCCGGATACAAGAGCTGGTACCCGGGAGCCACTGCACATTGCGTATTGCCAAGTGGTGGGGCGTGAACAACCACATCGGCACCTTCCACGTGATCGCCGCGCTCAACGGCGCCGAGGCCGCCATGGGCCTGTTGTGCGAGGCCTCGCTTCCCGACACGCACCGATGGATCCCGCGCGGCATGCGCGCGGAATACCCCAGCAAATCCACCGGCGGGCTCACGGTGACCGCCTCCGCCCAGTGGCCCGACTTCGACCTCATCACCCGCGAGACCGGCGGCGAGCTGGTCACCGTCTCGTGCACGCTTATCGACGACGCCGGCAACGAGCCCGTCATCGCCGAGATCGACGTGTGGGTTAGTTCCCGGTGAGCTTCTTGAGGCGGTTGATCTGCTCCGAGGCCTGGGCCTTGGTCAGGTTCGCCGGGATCTGCTCGCCGGCCTGCCTGGCCAGCGTGTCCAGGTAGGACTTTTGCGCCTCGGTCATCGGCTCATCGCCGCTGACCCATTCGGAGGGGTCTTTTTCCAGGTTCGGGTCCTGCGCGTCGCCGGTGGCCCCGAGCATCTCGGGCTGGTTATTCGGATCAGTCATGTTTACATGTTACGCGCTGGCAAGCCTAGATCGCGCAGGTCTCGCAGGCGTCGGGTGAGATGATTCCCGCCTTCTGGCCGTGGCGGTAGATCCAACAGCCGGCGCAGAAGCCCAAGAACGCCTCCGCCGAGGCCGCCGCGACGAGCATCAAGAGCGTGACCTGGCCGGCGACGGTGTGCCCGGTCGCCGCGAACATCAGGGCGACGAGGGAGAAGGCAACTCCGATCCCCTGGGCGAATTGCTTCGGCGCGCCCGAGACGATGTGGGGGTCGCCGAAGGCGGCGCCGGCCAGGTAGCGGACGGAGAGCTGGCCGAAGAGGGAGTACTTCGGGCCGGCGTACAAACGCAGGGCGAACCCTGCAAAAAGCAGCGCGTTCAGCGCCAGCGCCACGAGCGCCGGCGCGACGAACCACGCCACAATGGTGGTCAGTGCGAGCGCGACGACGAGCGCGGCCGTCGTGCGCGAGGCGTATTCATTAACACGTTCAGGGAATTCTCCAAAGGGCATGGACCACACTTTAGACAGTCCAGTCTAAAAAATAAACCCCTTTACAGACCGATTGTTCTATGGCTGGCCTACAGCTCCGGGACGTAGGGCTTCTGGTCCGCGACGGCGCGGCGCACCATGTCCCGGTGCGACGGGCCCGAGTGCGTCACCACCTCGACATCGCAGCCCGGCACCAACGCGAGCCTGCGCGCGGCCACGCTGATCTGGCGGTAATCAATAATGTCGTCGTCTTTGCTGATAAAGATCGTCACCGGTTGAACCGGGCGCATGTTCACCATCGAGTTGGAGGAGAAGTGCTCCAGCAGCGCCTCAACGTCCGGCCGGTCCTTAAAGATCTCCTCCCAGGAGATCGAGCTGACCTCCTTGAACGTGGTCAGGCACTCGCTGGAGGCCAGCCGCATTGGCTCCTTGCCGCGGTCGTTGAAGAGATCGTCCGGCAGAATCGCCGAATTGAAATTCGCCGCGCCCTGCACCGCGTATGCGACGTAGGTGAGATGTTCGGCGTCGATCGTTCCGATTACTTTTTTCACGAGCAGCGAGTTCACGGAGGGGACGGGGGTCTTCGGGACGTAGCTGTCGCCGGGGGCGATCGCCAGCGTCCTGCGCAGTCCCGACGGCACGTCATCGGCCGACGCGGCGGCCACGGCGGCGAAGCCTCCCTGGCTCCACCCGGTGTTGTACCAGGTTTCCCCGAACGAGAACTCCCCGCGCGTCGCCCGGACCATCTCATTGACTGCCGAGGCCAGCGAGTGGCGGTCCGTGTAGGTGCCGCTGCCCACCGTGCCCAGACCCTCGTAATCGGGCTGGATCACCGCGAAGCCCTTGTCCAGCCAGGGTTGCAGGTAGTCGCGCGCCGCCAGCACGAGCGTCTCCTCGTCCGGGTGGGTGTCCAGCGCCGTCGAGGGGGCGGCGCGCTTACTCAGGCCCGTCGTGCCGTGCGCCCAGCTGAGCACCGGCCACCCGCCCTCGGGCGCGTCTCCGCGCGGGAGGGTGACCAACCCGGTCGCGGCGATCGGCTCGCCGTGCGCGTTGCGGGAGCCATACCGGACGAGGAACGTGGCCGAGCCGCCCGGGGCGGAGATGATCCGGTCGCTGTCCAGCTGTTCTTTCTCCAGCACCGTTCCCACGGCGGATTCGGGAATGGCGAGCTCGCGGGCGGCGGCGCTCGTGGTGCCGGCTCCGCGCCGGAGAGAACGTGCGTTGTGTCGCGAACGGTACGCGGTGTACGCGAGCGCGGCGGCCGCCGCCGCGCCCAGGACAGTCAGTCTCGTGTCAACCATGACACCGAGCCTAACCGCGTCCGGGCAGGCCCCTAGACGTTGAACTTGAACTCGACGGTATGTAGTTGCAAAGTTACTTTCTCGTTAGCCTGCAACAATCAGAAAACAGTAATTGCGTCAGTACACAGAGAACATATGGGCGCATGGAAACACGTAAAGCTTTTGCGGGATGGCGTGGACGTCAACGTGAAGATTCTGGAGAACCTCGCCGCCCACGTCGCTCCCGCGTTGGGTGGCAGCCGAACCACAAAGGATCAGTCATCTGCTACCCCATCGACTAATTCCTGCAGGTCGCAGGACCTTCGCGTAACCGTCAGTTCAGTGCATGTTGAATAGTTCAGTGAATACTGTATAGTTCAGCACATGCTGACTATTGCTTCACGCCTCGACGTCATGAACCGGCTCGGCCGGGCTATGGCCGATCCGACGCGCTCCCGAATCCTGATGACCCTACTCGACGGCCCGAGCTACCCAGCCGTGCTTGCGCGCGACCTTGACCTGACCCGTTCGAACGTCTCGAACCACCTGACCTGCTTGCGCGACTGCGGCATCATCGTCGCCGAGCCAGAGGGCCGCAAAACTCGCTACGAAATCGCCGATCCGCACCTCGCGGCAGCGCTCGACGCGCTGGTGAACGCAACGTTGGCTGTCGACGAAAACGCCCCGTGCATCGACCCTGAGTGCTCGGTGCCCGGCTGCGGTGAAAAGGGGCGGACGCATGAGCTCGGCGTGTGGATGCGAACACGAAACCGCCACGGAGATTGAAGAGCTCGATCGGCCATGGTGGAAGGACCCCGAGTTGCTACTGCCGATCTTCTCCGGCGTAGCCCTCTGCATAGGCCTGGCGCTGGACTGGTCCGGGCTGGAGACACCCGCGACGATACTGTTCTGGGTCGGTCTGCTGCTAGGCGCATACACGTTCGCGCCCAGCGCAATACGGAGCCTTGTCACGAAGCGCAAGCTCGGCATTGGTTTGCTGATGACGATCAGCGCGGTCGGCGCGGTGATCCTCGGCTTCGTCGGAGAGGCCGCGGCGCTAGCGTTCCTGTACTCGATCGCTGAGGCGCTGGAGGACAAGGCAATGGACCGGGCCCAGGGCGGACTGCGGGCACTGTTGAAGTTGGTGCCGCAGACCGCAACGGTGCTGCGCGACGGCACGGCGGTCGAGGTCGTAGCGAAAGACCTCGTGGTTGGCGAGCTGATGCTCGTGCGCCCCGGGGAGCGGATCGCCACGGACGGCATCATTCGTTCCGGACGCTCCAGCCTTGACACCTCAGCGATCACCGGAGAATCCATTCCAGAGGAGGTCGCGCCCGGCGACGAGGTGCCCGCGGGAGCGATCAACTCCGCCGGTGTGCTGGAGGTCGAGACGACCGCAGCTGGAGCGGACAACTCACTGACCACACTCGTGGACCTGGTCGAGCAGGCGCAGGCGGAAAAGGGCGACCGCGCCCGGATCGCCGACCGGATTGCCCGACCCTTAGTGCCCGGGGTGATGATCCTGGCGGTGCTGGTCGGCGTGATCGGCTCGCTGCTGGGCGACCCCGAGACGTGGATCACCCGTGCACTGGTGGTCCTGGTTGCAGCGTCGCCGTGCGCGCTGGCAATCTCCGTGCCGCTGACGGTCGTGGCCGCGATCGGCGCAGCCAGCCAGTTTGGCGTGGTCATCAAGTCCGGAGCGGCGTTCGAGCGGCTCGGCGGCATCCGTCACCTGGCGGTGGACAAGACTGGAACCCTCACCCGCAACCAGCCCGAGGTTACCGGCGTGGTCCCGGCAGACGGATTCAATCGGGCGCAAGTGCTTGCTTTTGCGGCGGCAGTTGAGCAGCAATCGACGCACCCCCTCGCCGCGGCGATCGCGGCGGCGGGGCCCGAAGCGCCCGCTGCCCTGGACATCAGCGAGGAATCCGGGCATGGCATCAGTGGCACCGTCGAAGGTCGACGGGTGCTGGTGGGCAGCCCCCGATGGATCGACGCCGGGCCACTGAAGGCCGATGTTGAGCGCATGGAGTCCGAGGGGCAGACCTGCGTCCTGGTCGCCGTCGATGACGCCCTTGCCGGGGCGATCGGGGTCCGCGACGAGCTGCGGCCCGAGGTGCCCGAAGCCGTGCAGACCCTGCACGCCAACGACGTGGAAGTGAGCATGCTCACCGGTGACAACACTCGCACCGCCCGGGCACTG
Above is a window of Corynebacterium sanguinis DNA encoding:
- a CDS encoding alpha/beta hydrolase translates to MVDTRLTVLGAAAAAALAYTAYRSRHNARSLRRGAGTTSAAARELAIPESAVGTVLEKEQLDSDRIISAPGGSATFLVRYGSRNAHGEPIAATGLVTLPRGDAPEGGWPVLSWAHGTTGLSKRAAPSTALDTHPDEETLVLAARDYLQPWLDKGFAVIQPDYEGLGTVGSGTYTDRHSLASAVNEMVRATRGEFSFGETWYNTGWSQGGFAAVAAASADDVPSGLRRTLAIAPGDSYVPKTPVPSVNSLLVKKVIGTIDAEHLTYVAYAVQGAANFNSAILPDDLFNDRGKEPMRLASSECLTTFKEVSSISWEEIFKDRPDVEALLEHFSSNSMVNMRPVQPVTIFISKDDDIIDYRQISVAARRLALVPGCDVEVVTHSGPSHRDMVRRAVADQKPYVPEL
- the cmtR gene encoding Cd(II)/Pb(II)-sensing metalloregulatory transcriptional regulator CmtR, which encodes MLTIASRLDVMNRLGRAMADPTRSRILMTLLDGPSYPAVLARDLDLTRSNVSNHLTCLRDCGIIVAEPEGRKTRYEIADPHLAAALDALVNATLAVDENAPCIDPECSVPGCGEKGRTHELGVWMRTRNRHGD
- a CDS encoding heavy metal translocating P-type ATPase — protein: MSSACGCEHETATEIEELDRPWWKDPELLLPIFSGVALCIGLALDWSGLETPATILFWVGLLLGAYTFAPSAIRSLVTKRKLGIGLLMTISAVGAVILGFVGEAAALAFLYSIAEALEDKAMDRAQGGLRALLKLVPQTATVLRDGTAVEVVAKDLVVGELMLVRPGERIATDGIIRSGRSSLDTSAITGESIPEEVAPGDEVPAGAINSAGVLEVETTAAGADNSLTTLVDLVEQAQAEKGDRARIADRIARPLVPGVMILAVLVGVIGSLLGDPETWITRALVVLVAASPCALAISVPLTVVAAIGAASQFGVVIKSGAAFERLGGIRHLAVDKTGTLTRNQPEVTGVVPADGFNRAQVLAFAAAVEQQSTHPLAAAIAAAGPEAPAALDISEESGHGISGTVEGRRVLVGSPRWIDAGPLKADVERMESEGQTCVLVAVDDALAGAIGVRDELRPEVPEAVQTLHANDVEVSMLTGDNTRTARALAEIAGIDDVRAELRPEDKASIVAELSSKTPTAMIGDGINDAPALAGATVGIAMGATGSDAAIESADVAFTGHDLRLIPQTLQHARRGSRIINQNIVLSLAIIIVLMPLAISGMLGLAAVVLVHEVAEVIVILNGLRAAQAKR